The proteins below come from a single Triticum aestivum cultivar Chinese Spring chromosome 5D, IWGSC CS RefSeq v2.1, whole genome shotgun sequence genomic window:
- the LOC123121312 gene encoding uncharacterized protein, with the protein MATGGAPKPEEETVVFPDWVMLERIFRKRCLDDLDAAGEAVNKNKTAAPVKIDGVHSCFVSFTLAAPPGSSYFNLHWPERQGSDRLSAFVRATDKNLVLFDISIPDRIRYMDAPPDLFVYTASAPSPSVQQLPRRSTRRFLAHQFITGILQLKAEHCYIVADLNVHPKKKGVWAELCVFNSGANDWRIITEVLADELPDLWWSDDVFAFDGRFLCWVDYFCGVVLCDFSKNVDSQVLHFVPFPGGIKYPFDARFPRYFPGRFRSASISQGMIRYIHIDNDFHETIHSDWQVMIPPKRSQRRQQQLPHKITIWTLNSKFEWEVHCKINLDCLWAQPLYRGLPRRLPEFPVISMDDPGVLCCLLRAKEFGGKERMIMVDMNHADLQSFTDVNVEDKFSNTTQLPTVFSKYLQKANRDGMGQH; encoded by the exons ATGGCCACCGGAGGCGCCCCAAAGCCGGAGGAGGAGACCGTCGTCTTCCCCGATTGGGTGATGCTGGAACGCATCTTCCGCAAACGGTGCCTCGACGACCTAGACGCTGCTGGTGAGGCCGTCAACAAGAACAAGACCGCTGCTCCAGTCAAGATAGACGGCGTTCACTCCTGCTTCGTCTCCTTCACCCTCGCAGCTCCTCCAGGGTCCTCCTACTTCAACCTCCATTGGCCGGAGAGACAAGGCTCAGACAGACTCTCTGCCTTCGTCCGGGCAACCGACAAGAACCTCGTCCTCTTCGACATCTCGATCCCCGACCGGATTCGCTACATGGACGCTCCGCCAGATCTGTTCGTCTACACGGCCTCTGCTCCTTCCCCCTCGGTGCAGCAGCTTCCTCGGCGCAGCACAAGGCGGTTCCTGGCTCATCAGTTCATCACCGGCATTCTGCAGCTCAAAGCGGAGCACTGCTACATCGTTGCCGACCTCAATGTCCACCCCAAGAAAAAGGGCGTTTGGGCTGAACTCTGTGTCTTCAACTCCGGCGCCAACGACTGGAGAATCATCACCGAGGTGCTTGCTGATGAGCTCCCTGACCTCTGGTGGTCCGATGATGTGTTTGCTTTCGACGGCCGTTTCCTTTGCTGGGTGGACTACTTCTGCGGCGTCGTGCTATGCGACTTCTCCAAAAATGTGGACTCCCAGGTGCTCCACTTCGTGCCTTTTCCTGGAGGAATCAAATACCCTTTTGACGCACGGTTCCCGAGGTACTTCCCAGGGAGGTTCCGAAGTGCGTCCATCAGCCAAGGCATGATCCGCTATATCCACATTGACAATGACTTTCATGAGACTATCCACTCCGACTGGCAAGTGATGATTCCTCCTAAGAGAAGCCAACGGCGGCAGCAGCAGCTTCCCCACAAAATCACCATTTGGACGTTGAACTCCAAGTTCGAGTGGGAGGTGCATTGTAAGATCAACCTGGATTGTCTCTGGGCACAACCTCTTTACCGAGGTCTACCTCGGCGTCTTCCTGAGTTCCCAGTCATCAGCATGGATGACCCGGGTGTTCTGTGCTGCCTGCTGAGGGCGAAGGAATTTGGTGGCAAGGAGCGGATGATCATGGTTGACATGAACCATGCGGATCTGCAGTCATTTACTGATGTGAATGTAGAAGACAAGTTCTCTAATACCACCCAACTTCCAACTGTCTTCTCCAAATACCTTCAAAAGGCCAACAG GGATGGCATGGGGCAACATTGA